Proteins encoded by one window of Vitis vinifera cultivar Pinot Noir 40024 chromosome 10, ASM3070453v1:
- the LOC100854678 gene encoding uncharacterized protein At4g22160, protein MDGPIQPNRGSGTGDKRLKYAFDAGFLSGAHPPDTPVTVDSDNRDSTIPLGSTSESCDSADESKRLADLAASFRVFSESLARMELAEMEMLKAREAFRLEAEKRRLESEAEMTQMLLQTQLQIASLVSRSPSRKRKRGEEDDPSISEREGGLLLSLLQCNLLL, encoded by the exons ATGGACGGTCCAATCCAACCCAACCGAGGCTCAGGCACCGGCGACAAGCGTCTAAAGTACGCCTTTGACGCCGGCTTCTTATCCGGCGCCCACCCTCCCGACACGCCCGTCACCGTCGACAGTGACAACAGAGACTCCACAATTCCCCTCGGTTCCACTTCGGAGAGCTGCGACTCCGCCGACGAATCGAAGCGGCTGGCGGATCTAGCCGCGAGCTTCCGAGTTTTCTCGGAGTCGCTGGCGAGGATGGAGCTGGCGGAGATGGAGATGCTCAAGGCGAGGGAGGCGTTCCGGCTCGAAGCGGAAAAGCGGCGGCTGGAATCCGAGGCGGAGATGACTCAGATGCTGTTGCAGACTCAGCTGCAGATCGCATCGCTCGTCTCGCGGAGTCCGAGCCGGAAACGAAAGCGTGGAGAAGAAGATGATCCATCGATCTCCGAAAG GGAAGGAGGTCTGCTCCTGAGTTTACTGCAGTGCAACTTGCTCCTCTGA
- the LOC100255588 gene encoding uncharacterized protein LOC100255588, translating to MASVWRLLKAAQSWRPIVSPKTLTPPPLRFPPRFCHRPFEQQINPRISEAQLPPVSVSIVPSVLVGLFGFGLLEIAHAESDPGADKTPLPSQSSPSPSESPPSYTNLEENARKLRDRLEELIRTKGMKYGSYPRFTVALKGQKVTIKFQIPPTCEVPCLIAKLVAQLGMKVEERSGGSDMIMRAWDSGIAWQLMLSRLGKQNKTGAEQVHSQYTNANEGDLCILIFQSLISADKAEIEFIKQGSFSPEELDALVSVLQFAGGRVEQSKTLERRPRGDAPQMHSAQKSIASLEAMGVRVFGADEPQGGLSKNEVLWDNIAGYDQQKRQIEDEIVFALHSPDVYDDVARGTRQKFESNRPRAVLFEGPPGTGKTSCARVIANQAGVPLVYLPLESIMSKYYGESERLLGKVFVHANEFPEGAIVFLDEVDSFAVSRSREMHEATRRILSVILRQIDGFEQDKKVVVIAATNRKQDLDPALMSRFDSMITFGLPDNHDRQKIAAQFAKHLTESELVEFATATEGMSGRDIRDICQQAERHWASKVIRGQAPKDGDQVILPPIQVYIESAKTRANTLLSIADQKTEKSNRNQTQPQLAFS from the exons ATGGCTTCAGTGTGGAGACTCCTGAAGGCTGCTCAGTCATGGCGCCCGATTGTTTCtcctaaaaccctaacccctccGCCGCTGCGTTTTCCTCCACGCTTCTGTCACA GGCCTTTTGAACAACAGATTAATCCCAGAATATCTGAAGCCCAGCTGCCTCCTGTATCGGTTTCTATAGTTCCATCAGTCCTAGTTGGTTTGTTTGGGTTTGGATTGCTTGAAATTGCTCATGCAGAGAGTGACCCG GGTGCTGATAAAACTCCTTTGCCCTCTCAATCAAGTCCTTCGCCATCTGAATCTCCTCCAAGTTACACAAATTTGGAGGAAAATGCCAGAAAATTACGAGATCGATTAGAAGAGTTAATTAGAACTAAAGGAATGAAATACGGTTCTTATCCACGTTTTACCGTTGCTCTTAAGGGCCAAAAG GTCACGATCAAGTTCCAAATTCCTCCTACATGTGAAGTTCCATGCTTGATTGCAAAACTTGTTGCACAGCTTGGAATGAAAGTTGAAGAGCGTAGTGGTGGTTCCGACATGATAATGCGAGCTTGGGACAG TGGAATTGCTTGGCAACTAATGCTTAGTCGTctgggaaaacaaaataaaactggAGCAGAACAGGTGCATTCACAGTATACAAATGCAAATGAGGGAGATCTCTGCATTCTCATATTTCAGTCGCTCATCAGTGCTGACAAAGCG GAAATTGAGTTCATAAAGCAAGGAAGCTTCAGTCCTGAGGAGCTTGATGCCTTGGTTTCTGTGTTACAATTTGCTGGTGGAAGAGTGGAACAAAGCAAAACATTGGAAAGAAGACCAAGAGGAGATGCTCCTCAGATGCATTCTGCACAAAAATCAATTGCTAGTCTTGAGGCCATGGGAGTGAGAGTTTTTGGAGCTGATGAACCCCAAGGGGGTCTCTCTAAGAATGAGGTGTTGTGGGACAATATTGCTGGATATGACCAACAAAAACG ACAAATAGAAGATGAGATAGTGTTTGCTCTGCATAGTCCTGATGTATATGATGATGTTGCTCGTGGGACCCGGCAGAAGTTTGAGTCAAACAGACCTCGAGCTGTTCTGTTTGAAGGCCCTCCAG GTACAGGGAAGACGTCTTGTGCTCGTGTAATTGCTAATCAAGCA GGTGTGCCATTGGTTTACCTGCCACTGGAATCTATTATGTCAAAGTACTACGGTGAAAGTGAGCGCTTGCTAGGGAAAGTGTTTGTGCATGCCAATGAGTTCCCAGAAGGTGCCATTGTTTTTCTAGATGAG GTTGATTCTTTTGCTGTTTCTCGTAGTCGAGAAATGCATGAGGCTACCCGAAGAATTTTATCAGTGATATTGCGACAG atTGATGGATTTGAGCAGGATAAAAAAGTGGTGGTAATTGCAGCAACAAATAGAAAGCAAGACCTTGATCCTGCTCTGATGAG TCGGTTTGATTCGATGATCACCTTTGGCCTACCTGACAACCATGATCGTCAGAAAATAGCAgctcagtttgcaaagcatctGACAGAGTCCGAATTAGTTGAATTTGCCACAGCAACAGAAGG CATGTCTGGAAGGGATATCAGGGACATCTGTCAACAAGCAGAGCGGCATTGGGCATCGAAG GTGATTCGAGGCCAAGCCCCAAAGGATGGAGACCAAGTGATTCTACCCCCCATCCAAGTGTATATTGAAAGTGCTAAAACCCGGGCGAATACTCTACTCAGCATTGCAGACCAGAAAACCGAAAAATCTAACCGTAATCAGACGCAGCCCCAGTTAGCCTTCAGCTGA
- the LOC100251709 gene encoding uncharacterized protein LOC100251709 → MESPRFKLEPQTLSPSSSGRRSSDSNSPEFEFWMVRNPSFPQPNLLSADELFVDGVLLPLHLLRHNPDSSKPVQELNSEAPDSEPPIPDTEPEPGPGPEISSAAPASTASKRWKDIFKKGEKKSAKNGEDKEKEKEKKKERKSGSGASSAELNINIWPFSRSRSAGNNAVRPRMAAGGAGTRKVSSAPCSRSNSAGESKSRKWPSSPGRPGVHLGRSSPVWQVRRGGSASKSLEPLVRNAEKGSKKEGSENRRNRTPAPAPPAGIPKARVLNLNVPMCIGYRHHLSCRSDENSTIGTSHTIGSRGGGAGASMGNGGGGSGNVGSASNLFNLRSLFTKKVY, encoded by the coding sequence ATGGAGAGCCCAAGATTCAAACTTGAACCCCAAACCCTCTCGCCCAGCAGCAGCGGCAGAAGAAGCAGCGATTCCAACTCCCCGGAGTTCGAGTTCTGGATGGTCAGAAACCCGTCTTTCCCACAACCCAATCTCCTCTCCGCCGACGAATTGTTCGTCGATGGCGTTCTCCTCCCCCTCCACCTCCTTCGCCACAACCCCGACTCCTCCAAACCGGTTCAGGAACTCAACTCCGAAGCACCCGACTCAGAGCCCCCGATTCCGGACACGGAGCCGGAGCCTGGACCTGGGCCTGAGATATCAAGTGCGGCGCCGGCGTCGACGGCATCGAAACGGTGGAAGGACATTTTCAAGAAAGGGGAGAAGAAAAGCGCGAAGAACGGTGAGGAtaaagagaaggagaaggagaagaagaaagagaggaAGAGTGGGAGTGGAGCGAGTTCTGCTGAGTTGAACATCAATATATGGCCGTTTTCCCGGAGCCGATCCGCCGGTAACAACGCCGTCCGGCCGAGGATGGCCGCGGGAGGCGCCGGAACTCGGAAGGTGAGTAGCGCTCCGTGTTCGAGGAGTAACTCAGCGGGCGAGTCCAAGTCCAGGAAATGGCCCAGCAGTCCAGGTCGACCCGGTGTCCACTTGGGTCGGAGCAGCCCCGTTTGGCAGGTTCGCCGCGGAGGCTCAGCTTCGAAGAGCCTCGAACCTCTGGTTCGGAATGCAGAGAAAGGATCGAAAAAAGAAGGATCCGAGAATCGCCGCAATAGAACCCCAGCCCCCGCTCCCCCCGCCGGCATACCCAAAGCTAGGGTTTTGAATTTGAACGTCCCAATGTGCATCGGCTACCGCCACCATTTGAGTTGCCGAAGCGATGAAAACAGCACCATTGGTACCAGCCACACCATCGGCAGCCGTGGCGGCGGCGCTGGCGCTAGCATGGGTAACGGCGGTGGCGGCTCCGGTAACGTTGGAAGCGCGAGTAATCTGTTTAATTTGCGCAGCCTCTTCACCAAAAAGGTGTATTAA